CCACCAGCACGTCGTCCTGGCCCGAGTACCGGCCGAGCAGCGCCTGGAACGCGGCGAGCAGCACGGCGAACAGGCTGGTGTTCTCCGCCACGGCCAGGCGCTTGAGCGCGGCGGTGAGTGGGGCGGGGAGGGTGAAGGGCTCGGCGGCGCCCGCGGCGCTGGAGGCCTGGGTGCGCGGCCGGTCCGTGGGCAGCTCGAGTTGTGCCGGTGCGCCCTGGAGCTGCTTGCGCCAGTAGTCGAGGTGCCCCTCCAGCACCGCGCCGGAGAGGTGGGCGCGCTGCCAGAGCGTGAAGTCCGCGTACTGAATGGGCAACTCCGGCAGCGGAGAGGGCTCGCCGCGGAGGAAGGCGCGGTAGAGCGCGGACAGCTCGCGCAGCAGGATGCCGTTGGACCACCCATCCCAGACGATGTGGTGGACCACGAAGCACAGCGCGTGCTCCTCCGCGTCCAGGCGCACCACCGTCACGCGCAGCAGCGGCCCGTGCTCCAGGTCGAACGGGTGCGTGGCCTCGCGCCGGCTCAGCTCCTCCAGCCGCGCCTCGCGCTCGCCCGGTGGCGTCGCACTCAGGTCCACGCGCTGGAACACCGGCCGGGCATCCGGGAGCACTTCCTGCACCGGCTCTCCGCCGCGCTGGACGAAGCGGGTGCGCAGCACCTCGTGACGGCGGGCAATCTCTTCCATCACCCGGCGCAGCACCTCCACGTCCAGCGGCCCGTGGATGCGCAGCCGCGCGGCCACGTTGTAGATGGGGCTCTGCCCCTCCATCTGCTGGATGACGAACAGCCGCTGCTGGGCGAATGACAGCGGCGCCGGCCCGTTGCCAGCGCGTCGCGGGATGGTGGGCTCGGCGGCGCGGGGAGTGGACTCTCCGCGCAGCCGCTGCTCCAGGCGGGCGCGCTGTTCGGGGGACAGCCGCTTGCGCCGCTCCATCAACTCATCGCGACTCGACATGGGGACGGCTCTCTCCTGGGGAGCGGCGCTCCCGTGAAACGATGGTGGCTAGCCTAGCGTGCCCGCGCTTGGAGGTCAGTCCTCTGTTGTGCGAGGTGCGCACCCGGCGCGAGAAACGGCTGGACGGGGTGGAGCTCACCTGAGGTGAAGTCCTCGTCACCGGAGGCGCGTTACAGGCCGTGGGCGCCTGTCCGAGCTCACAGCTTCAGCGGGGCCGAGCGGGACACGTCGGTCCTCGCCACCATCCAGTCCGGAAGCGCGGCGCTCACCCCGGCCACGTGGGCGGGGAGCTCTGCGTAGCGCACTACCAGCTCCGCCGGCACCGGAGCCTCGCCGCGCAGTTGGAGCTGGAGGCTCCACCCGTCGCGCGGCGGGTTCACCACGCGGATCCAGGTGGAGTCGTCACCGGAGGCTTGGGGCAGCGGTGCGTCCAGGGACCAGCCGGCGAGCGCGGCGCGCGGCACCTTCAAGTCCAGGATGGCGTAGTCCCCCGGGCCCACCCGCAGGGAGACGGTGCGCTCCGGGCCGGCCACGCCCGAGGGCGTCACCTCCACCGTGGGCATGGGCAGCGCAGGGGTGGCGAGCCGTGCGCGCAGCATGCGTCCCTCGCGCTCCAGTTGGACGCCGGGCACCCCCGCCACGGCCGGGCCCAGCGACTCCGGTGGAGGCACCGAGTCGCGTGAGCGGATGAGGAGCTCCGGCTGCTGGCCCTCTGCCTCGAGGTATTCGAGGGTGATGCGCTTGGGGTGCTCGCGCGTGTACGGGAAGCGCGCCATGGGTGCGAGCAGGACGATGCCGGCGGCCAGGCACAGCAGGCCCGTGCGCGAAGGCGGTGCGTCCGGCGCGAGCGGCAGCCCCAGCATGGCGCCGGTGGCGAAGGGCAGGGCCACCAGCGCGGCGAGGATCGGATCGAACGGGATGGCGAGTGGGATACGGCCGGCGACGGGGATGAAGACGCTCAGCACGTTCGACGACGCTGCCGCCAGCAGGATCGCGGGAGGGGCGAAGGCCAGGGCCTGGAGCACCATGCGGTAGCGGGGCAGCCACGCCCCCAGCGCCAGCGCCGCCGCCCCCCACGCCACCGCCCAGAGCGCGAGATAGCCGGAGCCCACGCCGAAAGCCGTGGCGAGGGCGAGGAACACCCCCCAGCCCACCACGCCTCCGGCCCAGCCGGCGCGCGCGCCGCCGAACGGCACCCGGCCCAGCCACGAGCCCGCGAGCGAGAAGGCTCCGAAGCAGGCCACGGCGGTCCACGGTGCCGCGTACCAGCCGTGTGGCCGCCGCAGCACATAGGCCAGCACGAGTGCGGCCACCATCGGCAGCACCAGGCCTAGCAGCAGGCCGGTGAAGGTGCTCGCCACCGCGCCGCCCAGCTCGCGCGCGGTGAAGGCGCGGCGCCGCAGCGCCACCAGTACCGCCGCCACCGCCGCCGCCAGCGTCACCCCCGCCAGTACCAGCGCCGTGCCGCGCGAGTAGACGAGCATGGTCCGCCCGGCGAGATCGTAGAAGACGCTCCCGCCCTCGGAAGGTGGGCCGCGCGTGGCGAGCTCGCGTGCCGTGGCGAGGACGCTGTCGCCCAGGTGCTGCAGGCTGCCCGGCTCCAGGCGCTCCAGCCGGTCCAGCGGCGTGTGGTAGGCGTAGCCGTCCTCGTAGAGCGCGAGGTCGAGCCCGCGCGGGTACGCCGGCCGGTAGAGCTCGAAGTCGGTGCCGGAGGGGACGAGGCCGGCCTGGAAGATGTCCTGCGCGACCACGGTGCCGAACGGGAGTGGGGCAGCGGAGGCATACGCGGCCACCAGCCCGCCGGCGGACTGGAACACCAGCGTCCTGCCGCCGGGCCCCGCCGAGTCGAGGTTCAGGAACGCCACCACGTCCCGCGTCCACGGGTGGTGGAGGAATGCGGCCGCGCCGGAGCCGCCCGCCTCCTCGCCGTCCGAGAAGTTGAAGACGACGCTGCGCTCCAGGGGCGGTCCGGACGCGAGCGCGCGGGCGAGCTCCACCGCCGCCGCCACCGGAGCGGCGTTGTCGCCCGCGCCCACGATGCCGGGCGCGGTGTCGTAATGCGCCGCCACCAGCACGGCCTCGGTGCGGCGGCCCGGCACGCGCGCCAGCACGTTGCGCGCGCGGTACACGAGTGCTCCCGTCGGGTCCACGTGGACGCCGCTCGCATCCTGCACCTCCACCACGACTCCGGGGATGGCGCGCAGCACGGTGGTGAGCGCGTCCACGGTGCGGGCCGCGGAGGGCGTGCCGGTGACGCGCGGGCCGATGTCCTCGGTCAGCTGGCGGACGAGCGGCAACGCGCGCGCCTCGGAGAACGCAGTGGCGGGCGCGTCGGCCGGAGCGGGCTCGGGCGGCTGTGCGATCAGAGCCGCCAGGCCAGCGAGCGCCAGGGACAGCAGCGCCACCACGCCGCTGGCCAGCGCGGGC
The sequence above is drawn from the Archangium gephyra genome and encodes:
- a CDS encoding M28 family peptidase, with amino-acid sequence MHAQTPTSWSRPALASGVVALLSLALAGLAALIAQPPEPAPADAPATAFSEARALPLVRQLTEDIGPRVTGTPSAARTVDALTTVLRAIPGVVVEVQDASGVHVDPTGALVYRARNVLARVPGRRTEAVLVAAHYDTAPGIVGAGDNAAPVAAAVELARALASGPPLERSVVFNFSDGEEAGGSGAAAFLHHPWTRDVVAFLNLDSAGPGGRTLVFQSAGGLVAAYASAAPLPFGTVVAQDIFQAGLVPSGTDFELYRPAYPRGLDLALYEDGYAYHTPLDRLERLEPGSLQHLGDSVLATARELATRGPPSEGGSVFYDLAGRTMLVYSRGTALVLAGVTLAAAVAAVLVALRRRAFTARELGGAVASTFTGLLLGLVLPMVAALVLAYVLRRPHGWYAAPWTAVACFGAFSLAGSWLGRVPFGGARAGWAGGVVGWGVFLALATAFGVGSGYLALWAVAWGAAALALGAWLPRYRMVLQALAFAPPAILLAAASSNVLSVFIPVAGRIPLAIPFDPILAALVALPFATGAMLGLPLAPDAPPSRTGLLCLAAGIVLLAPMARFPYTREHPKRITLEYLEAEGQQPELLIRSRDSVPPPESLGPAVAGVPGVQLEREGRMLRARLATPALPMPTVEVTPSGVAGPERTVSLRVGPGDYAILDLKVPRAALAGWSLDAPLPQASGDDSTWIRVVNPPRDGWSLQLQLRGEAPVPAELVVRYAELPAHVAGVSAALPDWMVARTDVSRSAPLKL